A region of Corvus cornix cornix isolate S_Up_H32 chromosome 3, ASM73873v5, whole genome shotgun sequence DNA encodes the following proteins:
- the MTIF2 gene encoding translation initiation factor IF-2, mitochondrial, translating to MNRELLLRFENLVQLRGACRQLRALSSRKVCGAPWKPVQFSAHPMGSLLLQPQLWQKDRSVSAALSQCRHLATKEETKKKKKKIPLTRGEVEIRQKMTVEELAQAMGKDIDHIYEVLLYTDINLDSIEPDSILHEDHIKMIVQKSGMKYKSAKLKEEKERKNTDAVKRPPADPAVLTPRPPVVTILGHVDHGKTTLLDSLRKTQVASMEAGGITQHIGAFLVHMPSGEKITFLDTPGHAAFSAMRARGTNVTDIVILVVAAEDGVMQQTIESIQHAKNAGVPLILAINKCDKPEADPERVKKELLAHDVVCEEFGGDVQAVNISALKGENLMVLAEATVALAEMLELKADATGPVEGTVIESRKDKGKGPLTTAIIQRGTLRKGCVLVAGKTWAKVRFLFDENGKAVDAASPGIPVEIMGWKESPSAGDEILEVESEQRAQEVVAWRSYVEEQEKMKKDLEVIEAKQKEHRLEYEKKQQKLSHLTWRQRKAALYKANKHVMFSRPKERAEMDENTLSLIVKGDVDGSVEAILNILDSYDCEDECKLDVVYFGMGDISENDISLAEAFNGVILGFSVKANESIKKLADRKGIKIKLHNIIYKLIEDLKDELNSRLPPTVVESTVGEASVLDTFSVTVGKNKIPVAGCRVHKGLLDRKMKFKLIRNKDVIWKGCLSSLKYHKDDVQVIKTGMDCGLSLDKNLEFSIGDEIICYEEKEVRQTTSWDPGF from the exons ATGAACCGAGAGTTGCTGCTGAGGTTTGAAAACCTGGTACAGCTCCGCGGTGCCTGCCGGCAGCTGCGTGCCCTGTCCTCCAGGAAAGTTTGTGGAGCACCATGGAAGCCTGTGCAGTTCTCTGCACATCCCATGGGGTCCCTCCTTCTGCAACCACAGCTCTGGCAAAAAGACAGATCAGTCAGCGCTGCCTTATCACAGTGCAGACATCTAGCCACAAAGGAG gagacaaaaaagaagaaaaagaagattccCCTGACTAGAGGTGAAGTGGAGATAAGGCAGAAGATGACTGTGGAGGAACTGGCACAAGCTATGGGCAAAGACATAG ATCATATTTATGAAGTGCTGCTGTACACAGACATTAACCTTGATTCAATAGAACCAGATTCCATCTTACATGAAGACCACATCAAGATGATTGTTCAAAAATCAGGAATGAAGTATAAAtcagcaaaactgaaagaggaaaaggaaagaaaaaacacagatgcTGTGAAGAG ACCTCCTGCAGACCCAGCAGTACTGACCCCACGGCCCCCAGTTGTCACCATCCTGGGACATGTTGACCATGGGAAAACAACTTTACTGGACAGCCTGCGGAAAACCCAGGTGGCGTCGATGGAAGCAGGAGGCATCACACAGCACATTGGGGCTTTTCTTG TGCACATGCCTTCTGGGGAGAAGATAACTTTCCTTGACACTCCTGGCCACGCAGCCTTTTCAGCCATGCGGGCGAGAGGCACCAACGTCACCGACATCGTGATTCTGGTGGTGGCAGCAGAAGATGGAGTGATGCAGCAAACCATAGAGTCCATCCAGCACGCCAAGAACGCAGGAG TTCCTCTTATCCTCGCCATTAATAAATGTGACAAACCTGAAGCTGATCCTGAAAGAGTAaagaaggaattgctggctCACGATGTGGTCTGTGAAGAGTTTGGAGGTGATGTTCAGGctgtaaatatttctgcacTCAAG GGGGAAAACCTGATGGTTTTGGCAGAGGCAACTGTTGCTCTGGCAGAGATGTTGGAACTGAAGGCAGATGCCACAGGGCCGGTGGAGGGGACTGTCATTGAGTCTCGGAAAGACAAAGGGAAAGG TCCACTCACCACAGCCATCATCCAGAGAGGAActctgaggaaaggctgtgtTCTGGTTGCAGGGAAGACCTGGGCAAAAGTGCGTTTCCTGTTCGATGAGAATGGCAAAGCTGTGGATGCAGCCTCACCAGGCATCCCTGTGGAAATCATGGGCTGGAAGGAATCCCCTTCAGCAGGAGATGAAATCCTTGAAGTAGAGTCTGAG CAAAGGGCACAGGAAGTTGTGGCTTGGAGGAGCTATGTTGAAGAAcaggagaagatgaagaagGATCTGGAAGTTattgaagcaaagcaaaaggaacaCAGGTTGGAATAtgagaagaagcagcagaagctgtCCCACCTGACCTGGAGACAGAGGAAGGCAGCGCTGTACAAGGCCAATAAGCATGTGATGTTCTCAAGGCCTaaggagagagcagagatggATGAAAACACACTGTCATTAATAGTTAAAG GTGATGTGGATGGATCTGTTGAAGCTATTCTGAATATCCTGGACAGCTACGACTGTGAGGATGAATGTAAACTCGATGTTGTCTACTTTGGAATGGGAGATATCAGTGAAAATGATATCAGTCTTGCTGAAGCATTTAATG GTGTAATACTTGGATTCAGTGTGAAAGCCAATGAAAGTATCAAAAAGCTGGCTGAtagaaagggaataaaaattaaacttcacaACATCATCTACAAACTCATAGAAGACTTGAAGGATGAGCTGAACAGCAGGCTGCCCCCAACTGTGGTGGAAAGTACAGTAG gAGAAGCTTCTGTTCTTGACACCTTCTCTGTCACagtaggaaaaaacaaaattccagTGGCTGGATGCAGAGTGCACAAGGGGCTGctggacagaaaaatgaagtttaagCTAATCCGCAACAAGGATGTCATTTGGAAAG GATGTTTATCATCACTGAAGTACCATAAAGATGATGTTCAGGTAATAAAAACAGGAATGGATTGTGGATTGAGTTTGGACAAAAATCTGGAATTCAGTATTGGAGATGAAATTATCTGTTACGAAGAAAAAGAAGTTCGACAGACAACTTCCTGGGACCCGggcttttaa
- the LOC104691497 gene encoding prolyl-tRNA synthetase associated domain-containing protein 1-like — MAAELREALDRRLRDLGIATVTAEHPQVFTVEEMMPHVQHMKGGHSKNLFLKDKKKKAFWLVTVLHNRQVNLNELGKKLGVGSGNLRFADENAMLEKLKVGQGCATPLALFCDQGDVRLVLDAALLEGGHEKVYFHPMTNSATMGLSPDDFLKFVRSTGHDPIIVHFDEDIE; from the exons ATGGCGGCGGAGCTGCGGGAGGCGCTGGACCGGCGGCTGCGGGACCTGGGCATCGCCACCGTCACCGCCGAGCACCCCCAG GTGTTCACTGTTGAAGAAATGATGCCCCATGTCCAACATATGAAAGGAGGTCACAGTAAAAACCTGTTTcttaaagacaaaaagaagaaagcgTTCTGGCTGGTGACCGTCCTGCACAACAGGCAGGTCAATTTAAACGAACTTGGTAAAAAACTGGGCGTTGGAAGTGGAAACCTAAGATTTGCTGATGAAAATGCCATGCTGGAAAAGCTCAAAGtgggccagggctgtgccacgCCGCTCGCCCTCTTCTGTGACCAGGGAGACGTGAGGCTGGTGCTGGACGCTGCCTTGCTCGAAGGGGGCCACGAGAAGGTGTATTTTCATCCAATGACAAATTCTGCAACCATGGGCTTAAGCCCCGACGACTTCCTGAAGTTTGTGAGATCAACAGGCCACGATCCCATCATTGTACACTTCGATGAAGACATTGAGTAG